A segment of the Salmo trutta chromosome 3, fSalTru1.1, whole genome shotgun sequence genome:
TATCCCAAAATCACAGCTTTACCCTCTTGGATATTGTTCATTTCCGAACAAATCTGTATGACCAGTGTAAAAACCATGTCCGTGGCACTTTTGTGTTAAGGCATGGATGGAGAGGAGATTGTTTATGATTTCAATTTGACTGGTTAGCCTCAGTTCTGAAAAAATGATCTAAAATCAATGCAGAAGCTAGTAGGCTACTCTGGACTGCCTGTACTATTGTACTGATGCCAACTTGTGGTGGTCTGGATTCGTCTACTTTAGCTTATTTGGTAGAATCCCTCACTGTCACATTTCTGTTCTCAATGGACGCATGTTGCAGGCCTTTTCTCTTAATTCAAATCTGAGTTTTTAAAGTGCATTTTTGTTTCTCATGATTGGATAATCTTAACAGTATATCCTtgatggattaaaaaaaaagggCAGCTGGGCAGATTCTagttattttttgtgtgtgtttggttgtggATAAAGGGGGGGTTAAAGCTTGTTAATGATGACATGGGTATGTAACCCCACACGGAGGGGTTATGCAGTTCATGGGGGGGAGGGGATGGGACTTCCTCTGCTTAGGGGGGGGTGGCGGCGTGTTTTGTAAACGGATCATTGTAGGACTGTCCTGACGTCACACTTGGTGGCACGCTCTTTGTTCTGGCTTCCCTGATTACCAACAGAGAAAGTTTAGGATCAAATGAACCCATTGAAATATGTGGCGAAATTACCATCTGTTAATGTAACTTTGATATTGGTCTCCAAACTATAATAGTATTGGTAGGCCTAATGGTTGGACTGCCATGATTTCCCAGGCATTTGCTGGATTCTGGTGGAATACCAATATCTACTTTGgtgaatgatttatttttttaatgtgaggcagtggttgtgtgtgtgtgtgtgtgtgtgtgtgtgtgtgtgcagcgtgTTACGATCTGTCAACTGATGGAGAGATGCAGAGGAGTGCTGGAGACAGTGTGCCTTCCGTCCATAATGATGCTTCAGAGCATTTTCCCCTATCAGAGGTTCTGACCTGGAGCTGCTGCCACCACAGGAGGGAAGGCTTTGAGCCTGGGTCTCCTCTTGTGCAGGCATTGCTGTGTATGCTTAAGGCTACTTACCCTAGCGGATGTTTTATGAGTTTAGGATTGATGAGTTGATAATAGATCCCATTTACATGGAGTGTCTGACAGGAAACCTCAGGGTTGCACTACCTCATTCTACTTCATGTGAAATTATGTTTCCCTATTGCCCAATAGGATTTCAATTTCATGACTTGTATGTACTATGATTTCTCAGAAATAATCAGTTGGTTTTATTCATCATTTGATTCATTATTCTGTGGCATTTGGGATTTGACTCAATGCACTGGACCAACTGCCTTACCTTGTTCATTTGTCCTCTTTCGCCGTCTGGTTTTCAATGAGAGCGTTTATTCCCAGCAGAACTCTGCAAACAGCATGTGGATGATGTAACCGTTAAACCAAATAACtattttaaattgaaaaattcattattataaaaaaaaatgtatgccatTACCCAAGTCTCCTAAAAAAGTAAACCAGGACCATCCTTTTGGACTCTGTAAATGACTAATAAATATGAAATGGTCTCTGTTTGTTTTAGGAGCCTTTTTAAGGCTTTAGGGAAACATGTCATGAGGTGCTATTACGATTAGGGCAACATATCAAACacatttttatgtatttatttcaatgCTTTCATTTAGTGGACTGGGTGGGTACGCGTAACCCTGGGGGATATCCCTTGGCAATATCAATGTAATAATGTGGCCCAGGGCTGTCTGGGACACCTGGGGTTATCACATTAGGCCGACAGCCCGGAGAGAGGAGCTGCTCCCTGCCTCAAGCCACTGAAGGCCCACTgttctccccctccaccccatcacCCCCCAGCTACACCCTTATCTATGCCCTGTCCTACTATAGGGGCTCACTACACAACAAGCTCAGTCCTCTCTGAAGGAAGCAGCCCAGTCAAAGGGGCTGAGAGCTGCACCAGAGAAATCTAATTAGACAGGAATGCCAATTTCGGTGCGGGCTTCCGAAGGTCATCTCATGTCATTCGAGGTGAGAGAAAACGGAAGGATTCCATGTGATTAGGCGAAGCTACGTGCCTCTCATTGCTCGATGGGGTGGAGATGTGGACTTTTATTATACTGTAATTTTGTGTGATTTCTGTGGCGCATGTGTAGGATTATTAAGAGGTTTTGTTTGGGCCATTCCAGGTGAACCTGCGTCTTATCCTGGTCAGTGGGAAGACACAAGACTTCATCTTCTCCCCCAACGACTCGGCCATGGACATCGCCAAGCACGTCTTTGATAACTGGCCCTTGGGTGAGTTTTTGCGTGTTGGGAGGTGGACCAGGAAACTACCACTTCAcggtcttgtttttttttattgagttGTATTGCGGAATTAATCCGGTCACTTCAACTGTCTGATTTAGTGTACTGGGCATACTCCTGTTTCTTGTTGTGAAAGACCACTTTGAAGTCCTTTACTGTTGTAGGAACAGCTGTTGGACCATGCCTTGTGTCCTAACACTTTATTCCTCTTCGACACCCCTGATGATGGTAGTAATGTTTGTGTGGGTTCAACCACTGCAGGAAGTGTCTGTCTGAGtttcttttttttcccccctgaGCTTCTGTGTGTTGCTCTAATGTTGTCTCATCGCTCCATCAggatgggaggaggagcaggtgaGCAGCGCCAGCATCCTACGCCTCATCTTCCAGGGACGCTTCCTGCATGGCAACGTCACCCTGGGAGGTATTTGATGgaccctcctacacacacacacacacacacacacacacacacacacacacacactcatcctacATGTCTGAAATTCACTAGTGAATACTGTGATTGAATGACCTGTGTCCTTTGAGATTGTTTGaccctagagtcgatgtccgcTCCCCCGCAaacatctaattagcataataaaaacaaCTGTTTGAGTAAGAGTCTggttttttttgcatgggctgtgtctcaatccaccacatccgccaatGGCGGCCTTAGACTCTAGAGGGTTACCCGTGCTACAGTTAAGGACGTTCACTGGAATGAATGAATCTTCAAAGATGGAGAATGGGCATTCGGAATATGTTTAGTAATACCATAATTAAAGAGGATTTACATATTCTGCATATTAATTGTTCATTGTGTCTCTGTCCTTTTTTGTTTTCTAAGCTTTAAAGCTGCCCCCTGGCCGAACAACTGTCATGCATTTGGTTGCCAGAGAGACCCTGCCAGAGCCTAACTCCCATGGTGAGAACCCCTCCATCTCGTTCTGTCTCCTCATCTCAAGGAGGTCAACCCATCCCATCACATAGCTGTCAGGGACCATGTTGAGCTGTAATTGCTACAGCTTTAGGCCTTATGGTCCCTTTTAAACCGGAAAGTCTGGTGATATTTGTTCTCTAGTTGTCGTGTTTGCAGTTGTCTCACCAAGTTTCTTTCTATCGTCCTCGTCTTTGTAGGTCAGCGTAACCGGGAGAAGACAGCGGAGAGCAACTGCTGTCTGCTCTTGTAAAGACGACAACAAACAACAATCCTCCCCTTAACCCTCCCCCACATTCACCCCTGCTCGGCTTC
Coding sequences within it:
- the ubl3b gene encoding ubiquitin-like protein 3, whose product is MTTQRDVDIVNLRLILVSGKTQDFIFSPNDSAMDIAKHVFDNWPLGWEEEQVSSASILRLIFQGRFLHGNVTLGALKLPPGRTTVMHLVARETLPEPNSHGQRNREKTAESNCCLLL